The following proteins are co-located in the Silene latifolia isolate original U9 population chromosome 1, ASM4854445v1, whole genome shotgun sequence genome:
- the LOC141608505 gene encoding uncharacterized protein LOC141608505, whose amino-acid sequence METLVVVAHHRNQYYGGGTGRKGNSPPRFGSLPSRGFSDINCRSFETGMGLLPSPFKDYESPVSNRGLLSPKPQSPSVSVSGNLLFGGESKSEDVKKSKRYVKSSPIAINLKGGSGSNKQGQLRENLSFSELWAGPAYSNSPPPSSLPMPKFDMKPKRTVSLELPAFESDVDLPPMAKSAPTSPTSSAYDYTSLLSVCNIPELLRLLFPFMWPLVINDDCYSAEFGLVTDLYVQLFVEPFFALCLV is encoded by the exons ATGGAGACTCTTGTAGTTGTTGCACACCACAGAAATCAGTACTACGGTGGTGGTACTGGTAGAAAGGGTAATAGTCCCCCCAGGTTTGGCTCATTGCCGTCTAGAGGTTTTAGTGACATCAATTGTAGGTCATTTGAGACTGGAATGGGTTTACTGCCTAGCCCTTTTAAGGATTACGAGTCTCCGGTGTCCAACCGTGGGTTATTATCGCCAAAACCACAATCCCCATCTGTTAGTGTTAGTGGAAATTTGCTATTTGGTGGGGAGTCGAAAAGTGAGGATGTTAAAAAGTCGAAAAGGTATGTGAAGAGTAGCCCAATTGCAATTAATTTGAAGGGTGGTAGTGGAAGTAATAAGCAGGGGCAATTGAGGGAAAATCTGTCTTTCTCGGAGCTTTGGGCCGGTCCGGCTTACTCAAACTCGCCCCCTCCGAGTTCTCTGCCCATGCCTAAGTTTGATATGAAGCCAAAGAGGACTGTGTCACTTGAGTTACCTGCTTTTGAGTCTGATGTGGATTTGCCCCCAATGGCCAAGTCGGCCCCGACTTCCCCAACTAGCTCAG CCTATGATTACACTTCCCTCCTCTCAGTCTGCAACATCCCAGAGTTGCTTCGTCTTCTTTTCCCTTTCATGTGGCCACTGGTGATCAACGACGACTGTTACTCAG CTGAATTTGGATTAGTCACCGATCTCTATGTACAGCTCTTTGTGGAACCATTTTTCGCTCTCTGCCTGGTTTAG